From the genome of Ictalurus punctatus breed USDA103 chromosome 28, Coco_2.0, whole genome shotgun sequence, one region includes:
- the tmprss4b gene encoding transmembrane protease serine 4b — translation MPVQSRRLSKLQTERKKRLRFALIICCVLLMLLFLALGLHYIIRHINSKFYFCAQSLAFVPIVNACDGKFDCDAGEDELNCVSSLRINTTHTVRLMGESLILQVFANNETWSTVCADNWRTQYTRLACQQLGYTQSPRSIQVPVRSLHPDLQTAFSVVNSEDQEASANIQNVLRMRDQCVSGSVISLSCSDCGEVVGEDRILGGKDTTIESWPWQVSVQWDTQHSCGGSLISTRWIISAAHCFAGRNKELSQWRVVLGQTYMTSSGAVSVESILLHPAYNSVSRDYDIAMVRLASDVLPGASIHPVCLPPYQLSIMPGEELVVTGWGVQQEKGHLSNVLQKATVPLIDRSVCSNASVYGSGVTPRMLCAGFLKGGVDSCQGDSGGPLVFLSSRWQLVGVVSWGGGCARKNQPGVYTDVRQLLNWIYSIMDKYP, via the exons ATGCCTGTGCAGTCGAGAAGGTTATCAAAGTtgcagacagagaggaagaagaggctGAGGTTTGCTCTGATCATCTGCTGTGTGCTGCTCATGTTATTATTCCTGGCACTGGGACTACACTACA TCATCAGACACATAAACTCAAAGTTTTACTTCTGCGCTCAGTCTCTGGCATTCGTTCCCATCGTAAATGCGTGCGATGGGAAGTTCGACTGTGACGCTGGAGAGGACGAGCTCAACTGTGTGTCCAGCCTGAGGATCAACACCACGCATACGG tgaggtTGATGGGTGAAAGTTTGATTCTACAGGTTTTTGCTAACAATGAAACATGGAGCACTGTATGTGCAGACAACTGGAGAACCCAATACACTCGATTAGCCTGCCAGCAACTGGGTTATACACA GAGCCCACGGAGTATACAAGTTCCCGTGAGGAGTCTGCATCCTGACCTACAGACTGCGTTCAGTGTCGTCAATAGCGAAGACCAAGAAGCAAGTGCAAACATTCAGAATGTACTCCGTATGAG AGATCAGTGTGTGTCTGGCTCGGTAATATCGCTGTCCTGCTCAG actgtGGTGAGGTGGTTGGTGAAGATCGGATCCTTGGTGGTAAGGACACAACAATAGAATCGTGGCCATGGCAAGTTAGTGTGCAATGGGACACGCAGCATTCATGTGGAGGATCGCTAATCTCGACACGATGGATAATCAGCGCCGCTCACTGCTTCGCTGG aagaAACAAAGAACTGAGCCAGTGGAGGGTGGTTTTAGGCCAAACCTACATGACTTCGTCTGGGGCTGTGTCGGTGGAAAGCATCCTGCTACACCCAGCTTACAACTCTGTGTCGCGTGACTACGACATCGCCATGGTCCGACTCGCCTCTGATGTTCTTCCTGGAG cctccatccatccagtctGCCTGCCCCCATACCAGCTGTCAATCATGCCAGGGGAAGAACTTGTTGTGACTGGGTGGGGTGTACAACAAGAGAAGG GTCATCTGTCAAATGTTCTGCAGAAAGCCACGGTTCCTTTGATCGACCGATCCGTATGCTCGAACGCGTCCGTCTACGGTTCGGGCGTCACTCCCAGAATGCTGTGCGCTGGCTTTCTGAAGGGAGGTGTTGATTCCTGTCAG GGGGATAGCGGGGGTCCGCTGGTGTTCCTGTCGTCCCGGTGGCAGTTGGTGGGTGTGGTTAGCTGGGGAGGCGGTTGTGCTCGTAAAAACCAACCTGGAGTTTACACTGATGTCCGACAGCTTCTGAACTGGATTTACAGCATCATGGAT AAATACCCTTAA
- the scn4bb gene encoding sodium channel, voltage-gated, type IV, beta b isoform X2, with translation MGCSASTYSVYGTLEALEMNTGKVPFLEAVNGSDVLLPCIYASCIGIEKLYVKWEFNDNGTMVKVMDSVIPTDHAEPVNMHISWDRVAFMGASKTNNVSIMIWNVTFEDAGQYTCFGKNPKEMGKNHSAIFTLYVVDELRVVDNTLTMIIVSCVGGGIALLVIFMLLKNLTLFVLAKVEEKNKECLVSSGIDNTENGLSGSKVTPKPTPKKA, from the exons GTGTGTATGGTACATTGGAGGCATTGGAGATGAACACTGGTAAGGTCCCCTTTTTGGAGGCGGTGAACGGTAGTGACGTCCTGCTGCCCTGCATCTACGCCAGTTGCATCGGCATCGAAAAACTGTACGTCAAATGGGAGTTCAATGACAACGGCACCATGGTAAAG GTGATGGACTCCGTGATCCCAACGGATCACGCAGAGCCAGTGAACATGCATATTTCGTGGGACCGTGTGGCATTTATGGGTGCCAGTAAGACAAACAATGTGTCCATTATGATCTGGAATGTGACCTTCGAGGACGCTGGCCAGTACACGTGCTTCGGCAAGAACCCCAAAGAGATGGGCAAGAACCACAGTGCCATCTTCACACTCTACGTGGTGGATGAAC TACGGGTTGTGGATAACACTCTGACCATGATCATCGTGTCGTGTGTGGGAGGCGGCATAGCTCTGCTGGTGATCTTCATGCTGCTCAAGAACCTCACGCTCTTCGTCCTTGCCAAGGTCGAGGAGAAAAA taagGAGTGCCTCGTCTCCTCAGGGATCGATAATACGGAAAACGGACTGTCCGGCTCCAAAGTGACACCCAAACCTACGCCAAAGAAAGCCtga